Proteins from a single region of Verrucomicrobiota bacterium:
- a CDS encoding cob(I)yrinic acid a,c-diamide adenosyltransferase → MSISTRKGDDGTTGLMYNRRVSKRDPRVEAYGSVDELNAAVGLARATGSHEFVTANLLAIQQDLVVLMGELATAVEDLPRYQSDGYSRVTPEMTAKLDRLVKEIEGQGINYKGWATPGATVASAALDVARTVCRRAERGVCALPEANQLANPEILVYLNRLSDLLWLFARWVESKS, encoded by the coding sequence ATGAGCATCTCCACCAGGAAAGGCGACGACGGGACGACCGGGCTGATGTACAATCGCCGTGTCTCCAAGCGCGATCCTCGCGTCGAGGCGTACGGCTCCGTGGACGAGCTCAACGCCGCCGTCGGTCTGGCGCGCGCCACGGGTTCGCACGAGTTCGTCACCGCGAACCTGCTCGCCATCCAGCAAGATCTGGTGGTTCTGATGGGCGAACTGGCGACGGCGGTCGAGGATTTGCCGCGCTATCAAAGCGACGGTTATTCGAGAGTGACTCCGGAAATGACCGCGAAACTCGACCGGCTCGTCAAAGAGATCGAAGGTCAAGGCATCAATTACAAGGGGTGGGCCACTCCCGGCGCCACCGTGGCTTCAGCGGCGCTCGACGTGGCGAGAACCGTTTGCCGCCGTGCCGAGCGCGGGGTCTGCGCGCTGCCGGAAGCCAATCAATTGGCCAACCCGGAAATCCTCGTTTATCTCAACCGCTTGTCGGATTTGCTCTGGCTCTTCGCGCGCTGGGTAGAAAGCAAATCGTAA
- the queA gene encoding tRNA preQ1(34) S-adenosylmethionine ribosyltransferase-isomerase QueA: protein MRTSDFDFELPPELIAQIPVEDRDQSRLLVLERSTGRIQHRRFADLPEFLRPGDLLILNNSRVLRARLWATKDSGGAEVEILLLEESEANVWWALLRPGKRIRARTQLSLKDTTQSSAGVGVEVLRKSAEGQYLLKFSGTRDITEELDRLGEIPLPPYITRRSHTAPINDAERYQTVYADRLGSVAAPTAGLHFTDRLLSQIRAKGVAIRHVTLHVGLGTFAPVKAESLENHIMHEERFELSLETAEAIRKTRRAGGRIVAVGTTSVRVLEAVAASLAGNIAPAAGRTRIFIYPPYPFRMVEALVTNFHLPRSTLLMLVSAFAAPNETRGGELILSAYAEAIRERYRFFSYGDAMLIL, encoded by the coding sequence GTGAGAACGAGTGATTTTGATTTTGAATTGCCGCCGGAGCTGATCGCTCAAATCCCTGTCGAGGACCGGGACCAATCCCGTCTCTTGGTTTTGGAGCGGTCCACAGGCAGAATCCAACACCGGCGATTCGCCGACCTGCCGGAATTCCTGAGGCCCGGAGACCTCCTCATCCTCAACAACTCGCGAGTGCTGCGAGCGCGGCTGTGGGCCACGAAAGACTCCGGCGGCGCTGAAGTTGAGATTCTGCTGCTTGAAGAATCCGAGGCGAACGTCTGGTGGGCGCTGCTGCGGCCCGGAAAAAGAATTCGCGCGAGAACGCAATTGTCACTTAAGGATACGACACAAAGCAGCGCCGGCGTCGGCGTTGAGGTATTGCGCAAGTCGGCCGAGGGCCAGTATCTGCTGAAGTTCTCCGGAACGCGCGACATCACGGAAGAACTGGACCGCCTCGGCGAAATCCCTTTGCCTCCTTACATAACCCGGCGATCGCACACCGCGCCGATCAACGACGCCGAGCGTTACCAGACCGTGTACGCAGATCGACTCGGCTCCGTCGCGGCTCCGACCGCTGGTCTTCACTTCACGGACCGGCTCCTGAGTCAGATTCGAGCAAAGGGCGTTGCGATCCGGCACGTGACTCTGCACGTAGGTCTGGGAACATTCGCGCCCGTGAAGGCTGAATCGCTTGAGAACCACATCATGCACGAGGAACGGTTCGAGCTGAGTTTGGAGACCGCCGAGGCGATAAGGAAAACGCGCCGCGCTGGAGGCCGCATCGTGGCCGTCGGAACGACCAGCGTGCGCGTGTTGGAAGCCGTGGCCGCGAGTCTTGCCGGGAACATTGCGCCGGCTGCGGGCCGCACGCGGATTTTCATCTACCCCCCCTACCCTTTCCGGATGGTGGAGGCGCTGGTGACGAATTTTCATTTGCCGCGTTCCACGCTGCTCATGCTCGTCAGTGCCTTTGCGGCGCCCAATGAAACCCGCGGCGGGGAGCTGATTCTGTCCGCCTATGCCGAAGCGATCCGCGAGCGCTACCGTTTTTTCAGCTACGGCGACGCGATGTTGATCCTTTGA
- the rsmH gene encoding 16S rRNA (cytosine(1402)-N(4))-methyltransferase RsmH yields the protein MSNLVHTPVLLAEAIAALAPRPSGTYADGTLGAGGHAAAILKASAPTGRLYGCDRDPSAIEVATNRLAEFAGRFELRVSSYTGLAEWLGPERCDGVILDLGVSSMQIDDPERGFSFQSDGPIDMRMDRSQTFTAAHLVNEASAGELARIFWEFGGERQSHRLARAIVQERVHRRIESTRRLAALIERLAPQKRLRIHPATRAFQALRIAVNDELGQLRGGLDSAWAVLKPGGRFLVITFHSLEDRIVKEFGRKLARDYSVEGTEDIPELRRPKRPEMAWVTRKAVQPKDEETKANPRARSAQLRVMQKL from the coding sequence GTGTCCAACCTGGTCCACACGCCGGTGCTTTTGGCGGAAGCCATTGCGGCTCTTGCCCCTCGGCCATCGGGCACTTACGCAGACGGAACGCTTGGCGCGGGTGGCCACGCTGCGGCGATTTTGAAGGCAAGCGCCCCAACAGGCCGGTTGTATGGATGTGATCGAGACCCATCCGCGATTGAGGTCGCCACGAATCGCCTGGCTGAGTTTGCCGGACGGTTCGAGTTGCGGGTCTCAAGTTACACGGGACTGGCAGAATGGCTGGGGCCGGAGCGATGCGATGGAGTCATCCTGGATCTCGGAGTCAGTTCAATGCAGATCGACGACCCGGAACGAGGTTTCAGTTTCCAATCTGACGGCCCGATAGACATGCGCATGGATCGAAGCCAAACATTTACCGCCGCTCATCTCGTCAATGAGGCGAGCGCCGGCGAGTTGGCGCGAATCTTCTGGGAATTCGGCGGCGAACGCCAAAGCCATCGTCTGGCGCGAGCCATCGTCCAGGAACGAGTTCATCGGCGTATCGAATCGACGCGTCGACTGGCTGCTTTGATCGAGCGCTTGGCCCCGCAAAAGCGACTGCGGATTCATCCTGCCACGCGCGCGTTCCAGGCGCTGCGAATCGCGGTGAATGACGAGTTGGGGCAGTTGCGGGGTGGCCTGGATTCAGCCTGGGCCGTCCTGAAGCCCGGGGGGCGGTTTCTGGTCATCACGTTTCACAGCCTGGAAGACCGAATCGTGAAGGAGTTTGGTCGAAAACTCGCCCGCGATTATTCCGTGGAGGGGACGGAGGACATTCCGGAACTTCGGCGGCCCAAGCGCCCGGAGATGGCCTGGGTAACCAGGAAAGCTGTCCAGCCGAAGGACGAAGAAACCAAAGCGAACCCGCGCGCCCGAAGCGCGCAGCTCCGAGTGATGCAGAAATTGTGA
- a CDS encoding penicillin-binding protein 2, whose translation MAQTLNCRRLVAMAVLLAIAFATLGYRLVDLQVVQHDQLRKQAERNTHQVLLLQPRRGEIRDRRGNVLASSLFVKTVCADPTLIGSYQTEVARLLSPLLEIAESNLVEKLQIRSFVDHQGQTRQDRHVVLKRKVAVEIWEKIQAAMKGIQFSVEEKKLNAKDRAFLRNLRQSAIYVEACEDQHRIYPNHTLAAHVLGFVGDTQRQTILGPVRDITGAEGIELKMNSALAGVPGWRSTEVVRARELVTFRDQEVEPHSGRHVILTLDAGLQHIVESELAEVMQKHSPVSASALVIRPRTGEILALANQPTFDPNRAGEFPPAILRNRVITDLAEPGSTFKIVAVSGALNDGLMTLDTRIDCENGRFFFAGRSLRDDHPAGILSVEEVVAKSSNIGTAKIAIQMGPARLYSYIQGYGFGSRTGIPLLGEEDGLVYPPKKWSKLSISRIPIGQGIAITPLQLTLAMSAIANGGVLMQPMLVDRVEDDQGQVIAQYSPQLVRRVISETTAAQMTAALKQVVSTNGTARRAKLERYSVAGKTGTAQKPGPGGYVPGKYFASFIGFFPAHHPELCLGVFLDEPKLPTYYGGLTAAPAFRAMAERAAKYLAIQPDLPPADALAQHSSRGPFASGVNQQ comes from the coding sequence ATGGCTCAGACATTGAACTGCAGGAGATTAGTGGCGATGGCGGTTCTGCTCGCCATCGCCTTCGCCACGCTCGGTTACCGCCTGGTGGACTTGCAGGTCGTTCAGCACGATCAACTCCGCAAACAAGCCGAGCGCAACACGCATCAGGTGCTTCTTCTGCAACCGCGGCGCGGCGAAATTCGAGACCGGCGCGGCAACGTCCTCGCGAGCAGCTTGTTTGTTAAGACCGTGTGCGCGGACCCCACGCTGATCGGCAGCTACCAAACCGAGGTGGCTCGCCTGCTTTCACCGCTGCTCGAAATCGCCGAGAGCAACCTCGTGGAAAAACTTCAGATTCGCAGCTTCGTCGATCACCAGGGCCAGACGCGCCAGGATCGTCACGTCGTCCTCAAACGCAAAGTCGCGGTGGAGATCTGGGAAAAAATTCAGGCGGCGATGAAAGGAATTCAATTCAGCGTCGAGGAAAAGAAACTGAATGCCAAAGACCGGGCCTTTCTCCGCAACCTCCGGCAGAGCGCGATCTATGTGGAAGCGTGCGAGGATCAGCATCGGATTTATCCCAATCACACGCTGGCGGCGCATGTCTTGGGGTTCGTCGGTGACACGCAGCGCCAGACGATTTTGGGGCCGGTCCGCGACATCACCGGCGCGGAGGGCATCGAGTTGAAGATGAATTCCGCGCTGGCCGGCGTTCCGGGCTGGCGGAGCACGGAAGTGGTGCGGGCGCGGGAGTTGGTGACATTTCGCGATCAAGAAGTCGAGCCGCATTCAGGTCGCCACGTCATCCTCACCCTCGACGCCGGCCTCCAACACATCGTCGAATCGGAGTTGGCCGAAGTGATGCAAAAGCATTCGCCCGTCAGCGCGTCCGCGCTCGTTATCAGGCCGCGCACGGGAGAAATCCTGGCCCTGGCTAACCAGCCAACGTTCGATCCGAATCGGGCCGGGGAATTTCCTCCGGCGATCCTGCGGAACCGCGTCATCACGGACTTGGCGGAACCGGGATCGACCTTCAAGATCGTCGCCGTCTCCGGAGCGCTCAACGACGGACTCATGACGTTGGACACGCGGATCGACTGTGAGAATGGCCGCTTCTTCTTTGCGGGGCGCTCGCTGCGAGACGATCACCCGGCGGGGATTCTTTCCGTCGAAGAGGTCGTGGCCAAATCCTCGAACATCGGCACGGCCAAGATCGCGATTCAAATGGGACCCGCCCGCCTCTATTCCTACATCCAGGGCTACGGCTTCGGCAGCCGGACGGGCATCCCGTTGCTGGGCGAGGAGGATGGTCTGGTTTATCCGCCGAAGAAGTGGAGCAAGCTTTCGATTTCGCGAATCCCCATCGGGCAGGGCATCGCGATCACTCCGTTGCAGTTGACTTTAGCCATGAGCGCGATTGCCAACGGCGGAGTCTTGATGCAGCCGATGCTGGTGGATCGGGTCGAGGACGATCAAGGGCAGGTGATCGCGCAATACTCGCCCCAACTAGTCCGGCGTGTGATCAGCGAAACGACCGCCGCGCAAATGACCGCGGCCCTGAAACAAGTGGTTTCAACCAATGGGACCGCGCGCCGGGCAAAGCTGGAGCGTTACTCGGTCGCCGGTAAAACGGGGACGGCGCAAAAGCCCGGGCCCGGCGGCTACGTGCCGGGGAAGTACTTTGCCTCGTTCATCGGCTTTTTCCCGGCCCATCACCCCGAACTCTGCTTGGGCGTGTTTTTGGACGAACCCAAACTGCCGACTTACTACGGCGGCCTGACAGCGGCCCCGGCCTTTCGGGCCATGGCCGAACGCGCGGCCAAATATCTGGCGATCCAGCCGGACTTGCCGCCGGCGGATGCGCTGGCGCAGCACAGTTCCCGCGGGCCGTTTGCAAGCGGAGTGAACCAACAGTA